Genomic DNA from Microbacterium lacus:
TCCCCTACCTGCAGGTCGGCCCCGACGGACCGCTCACGCTGCCCTTCCATGCCACGGCGCACCTGACTCTCGATGCGCCGCACGTGCCGGCCGCGCACGTCGGGCGAGCGGATGCCGCTTCCGCGGAGTCCGATGAGCTCCCCGCCGGCTGGGTGCTGAGCGCGAGCGCCTTCAATCTCACACCCGAGATGATCGCCGCCGACAGGACCGCCGTGGACCTCGCGGTCGGCCTGGTGGAGGAGGGTGTCGCCCGCGAGATCGAGGCGGAGCCGGGGCAGCTGTGGCGCTCGTTCCCGGGCAGGTGCGAGGCCGACGCCGACGACCTGCGCTCGCGCTTGGACGCCGCCGGCGGGCGCGTCAGCATCCTCGGCGCGAGTATCGACGACTGGACGCCGGACGGACGACGCCGCACCGTCGAGGAGCGATACGCCTTCCTCGCGCCGCAGATCGAGATCGCGCACCAGCTCGGAGCGCGCGGGCTGCGCCTGCCGATCGGTCAGGCGGGGCCCGAGCTCATCGAGCGCGTCCTGCCCCGCCTGCACGAGACCGGCCTCGCGCTGTTCGAGGAGGTCCAGGGCTCGCAGACGCCCGGCTCCCCGCAGGCGGGCGAGGCGATCGAGCGGATCGTCGGGCTCGACGACCCGCACGTGCGTCTCCTCGTCGACATCTCCATGCTCATGCCCGCCGTTCCCGAGAGCTACCTCGCGCAGCTCGAGGCCGGCGGCGTGCCCGCCGACCTGATCCGGGTGCTGCGCGACGAGTGGCGCGACCCGGCCACCGTGGGCGCGATCGTCGGGCTGCTCCGGTCCGGCGGGGTGCCGGCATCCGTCCACACCCTCTACATGGACCTCCTCGTGCGCTTCGGGCGCTCGGACGCGTCGGCGATCGCCGACGTGCTGCCCTGGGTGGGGGCGTTCCACCTCAAGTTCTGGGACCTCGACGATGCCGACGGCCGCGTGAGTGCGCCGATCCGCGACCTCGGCGCACTGCTGCGGGAAACGGACTTCGCGGGGACCCTCTGCAGCGAGTGGGGCGGCCACGAGTGGCTCGATGACGACGCGATGACGATGACCCGCGACCACCTCGCGCTCGCCCGCCGGGCGCTGATCGGAGAGCCCTGATGACCGACATCCTGAACGTCCTGATCCTGTCCGGGCACATGACGATCGAGCACGACAATGCGCAGCGGAGTTTCCGACTGCACAACCAGTGGATCACCACGCTGCTCGAGGACACCGGCCGGTTCAGGGTCCGGGTCGTGGAGGACCCCCGCGGGCTCGGCGCGGAGATCATCGACAAGTACGACGTGCTGATCGTCGTCTTCGAGGGCAGGGACGGCTTCTTCGACGAAGCCGTCGGGTTCGGCGCCGAGACGGATGCCGCGATACTGCGCTTCGTCCACGACGACGGCAAGGGCATCGTGTGGTTCCACGGGTCGGCCGCGCAGGAGGACCGGTGGGGCTATCCGGAGGAGTACAACATCATGCGCGGCGCGAAGCTGAGCGCATACGAGACGGGCCTGCGACCACGGCCCTGGGGCGAGGCCCTGCTCACGACCGCCGAGCCGCGGCATCCGATCACGGAAGGCATCAACGCCACGTGGACGGTCACCGGCGACGACATCCTCACGGGCGTCGATCTCTACGAGGGCGCGCAGGTGCTGCTCACGACGTTCGATGACATCGAGGCGTATCAGAATGCACCGGTCTGGCCGATGTCGCACTACCCGGTCGTGATCCCCGAGGGCGGCATCGCGGAGCTCAACGGCATGAACACCGACCAGCCCATCGCGTGGATCAACGAGTACGGCGCGGGCCGGTCGTTCACGATCACGATCGGGCACGACATCGACACGTTCCGTCGGATCGAGTTCATCCGCATGTTCCCGCGCGGGGTCGAGTGGGCCGCGACCGGGGAGGTCACGCTCACGGGCCCGGATCGCCGCGGCGAGCGCCGCTTCCTCCCCTGGCCGTATTACAACCGCGAGGGCTGAGCTCCGCTCTTCGCTGCCGAGCGCACGGCTTCGCGCCGAGTACACGGGTCCGCTAGGCGGACAGGCCGTGCACTCGGCACGAGGTCGTGCACTCGGTGCCGACGCGCGGGGGCTCAGCGCGGCTGCAGGCCCGCGGCACGGTAGACCTCGTCGACCACGCGCATCGTGCCGACGCCGAGCGAAGCATCGAGTTCGCTCGCCTCACCCGAGCGCAACGCAGCGACCACGTGCTCGAGCTGCCGGGCATAGCTGTTCTCGCCCTCGACGGCCTTCTCGGACTCGAGCACGTCGTCGCCGGCGGTGACGCGCAGCTCGGCGCCCCACTGCGGGACGATCACGCTCGTGGCCACCAGCGTCGCCACCGAACCCTCGACCCGCAGCGACATGCTGCCCTTGTCATCGCCGATGAACGACGAGCGGACCAGGGCCGGGATGCCGCCCGGGAGCTCCAGCACGGCATCCGTCTGCAGGTCCACACGCGGATCGCCGTCCGACAGCACCGCCTCGGCCGAGACCACCGTGGGCTCGCCCCATGCGGCGCGCATCAGGTCGACGGCGTAGCAGCCGACGTCCATGAACGACCCGCCGCCCAGGTCGGCATCGAGGCGGATGTTCCCGGGCTGCACGACGAAGTGGGGGATGCTGAAGTCGAACGCGACGCTGCGTACCGCGCCCAGCATCCCCGATCGGAGGACCTCGAGCAGCCGCCGGCTGAACCCGTGCAGGCGGTAGTGGAATCCCACGAAGGCACGCCGGCCGGCGGCATCCGCCGCATCGACGATCTGCGCCGCGGTCGTGGCATTGGCCGAAAGCGGCTTCTCGCACAGCACGTGCTTGCCGGCCTGCAGCGCGCGCACCGCCCACTGTGCCTGCACGGTCGACGGGAGCGGGATGTAGACCAGGTCGACGTCGGGGTTCGCGAGCACGGCAGCGTAGTCGCCGGACTCGGGCACACCGAGCAGGTCGGCGGCCTCGCGGGCGCGCTGCGGGTCGCGCGCGCCGACCGCCACGACGCGGACGCCGTCGAGCTCGCGCGCCGGTTCCACGATCGCGCGCTCGGAGATGCCGGCGGCGCCGAGGATCCCGATTGCGATCTCTCCCGTCACGGGGTCACTTCGTGGAGAACGCGGCGTCGAACGCGGCGGCAGGCGGCGTGATCTCGGCGAGCTTGCGGACGAACGCGAGGGCCTCGGGCGCGCCGATCAGGCGGTCCATCCCGGCGTCCTCCCACTCGACCGACGTCGGCCCGTCGTAGCCGATCGC
This window encodes:
- a CDS encoding ThuA domain-containing protein, yielding MTDILNVLILSGHMTIEHDNAQRSFRLHNQWITTLLEDTGRFRVRVVEDPRGLGAEIIDKYDVLIVVFEGRDGFFDEAVGFGAETDAAILRFVHDDGKGIVWFHGSAAQEDRWGYPEEYNIMRGAKLSAYETGLRPRPWGEALLTTAEPRHPITEGINATWTVTGDDILTGVDLYEGAQVLLTTFDDIEAYQNAPVWPMSHYPVVIPEGGIAELNGMNTDQPIAWINEYGAGRSFTITIGHDIDTFRRIEFIRMFPRGVEWAATGEVTLTGPDRRGERRFLPWPYYNREG
- a CDS encoding Gfo/Idh/MocA family oxidoreductase produces the protein MTGEIAIGILGAAGISERAIVEPARELDGVRVVAVGARDPQRAREAADLLGVPESGDYAAVLANPDVDLVYIPLPSTVQAQWAVRALQAGKHVLCEKPLSANATTAAQIVDAADAAGRRAFVGFHYRLHGFSRRLLEVLRSGMLGAVRSVAFDFSIPHFVVQPGNIRLDADLGGGSFMDVGCYAVDLMRAAWGEPTVVSAEAVLSDGDPRVDLQTDAVLELPGGIPALVRSSFIGDDKGSMSLRVEGSVATLVATSVIVPQWGAELRVTAGDDVLESEKAVEGENSYARQLEHVVAALRSGEASELDASLGVGTMRVVDEVYRAAGLQPR